A part of Parvimonas micra genomic DNA contains:
- a CDS encoding amino acid permease has product MTNNKTTSSVKSNNKSAHKLGFFGFFAITASMVMTVYEYPSFASSGFQLVFFLIVGGLFWFLPVALCSAEMATVEGWESGGIYSWVGNTLGKRWGFSALFFQWFQITVGFVTMSFFILAALAYVFKFDALYNNPMVMFFGVAIIVWVLTFTQLGGTKYTERISKIGFLGGIVLPVIILFIGLIAYFSTGGVSQIKITTETLIPNFKETGTLVIFASFILGYMGVEASASHVNELKNPTRTYPSVMIVLTILTIVLDALGGLAIATTLPDKILNGNLSYGVIEAFEAIFTEHFGSQYNWLVLIVAILLALGVLAEISSWIVGPSRALLEAANDKILPPSFAKTNKNGVSVKTVILQAIIVTIWDAVLCGSIALAGGSDSSVGYLTAIGLTVVIYLVGYILFFLGYFVLILKKSNLKRTFQVPGGKVFKIIVATVGLLITIATLIISFFPSSKLTTVDNQVYQIVLIICFIISLIVPIIIYSNKHRWATKYDDKSK; this is encoded by the coding sequence ATGACTAATAATAAGACAACATCATCAGTAAAATCAAATAACAAATCAGCGCATAAGCTAGGATTTTTTGGTTTTTTTGCTATAACAGCATCTATGGTAATGACGGTATATGAATATCCGTCTTTTGCTAGTTCTGGTTTTCAACTTGTATTCTTTCTAATTGTCGGAGGACTTTTTTGGTTCTTGCCTGTTGCATTATGCTCTGCAGAAATGGCAACAGTAGAAGGATGGGAATCTGGAGGTATTTATTCATGGGTTGGAAATACTCTAGGTAAACGATGGGGATTTTCAGCTTTATTCTTTCAATGGTTTCAAATAACAGTAGGATTTGTTACCATGTCATTTTTTATACTTGCAGCATTGGCATACGTATTTAAATTTGATGCACTTTACAATAACCCAATGGTTATGTTTTTTGGAGTTGCAATCATTGTGTGGGTTCTAACATTTACACAATTAGGTGGAACAAAATATACAGAAAGAATTTCTAAGATTGGTTTTCTTGGAGGAATAGTTCTTCCTGTTATTATACTTTTCATTGGCTTAATTGCATACTTTAGTACTGGTGGTGTTTCTCAAATTAAGATTACGACAGAAACTCTAATTCCAAATTTCAAGGAAACGGGAACTCTTGTAATTTTTGCTTCTTTTATTCTCGGTTATATGGGCGTAGAGGCATCAGCATCTCACGTTAACGAACTTAAGAATCCGACAAGAACATATCCTTCAGTTATGATTGTTTTAACTATACTTACAATTGTACTTGATGCTCTTGGCGGACTTGCTATAGCTACAACTCTTCCAGACAAAATATTAAATGGTAATCTATCTTATGGAGTTATTGAGGCATTTGAAGCAATCTTTACAGAACATTTTGGTTCACAATATAATTGGCTTGTTTTAATAGTTGCAATACTATTAGCTCTTGGTGTATTAGCAGAAATATCTTCTTGGATCGTTGGCCCATCCAGAGCGCTTTTAGAAGCTGCAAATGATAAGATTCTCCCTCCATCTTTTGCAAAAACTAATAAAAATGGAGTGTCAGTAAAAACAGTTATACTTCAAGCAATTATAGTAACAATTTGGGATGCAGTTCTATGTGGTTCTATAGCATTGGCAGGAGGTTCTGATTCATCAGTTGGTTATTTAACAGCAATAGGACTTACAGTTGTAATCTATTTGGTTGGATATATATTATTCTTCTTAGGATATTTCGTTTTAATATTGAAAAAATCTAATTTAAAACGTACATTCCAAGTTCCTGGTGGAAAAGTATTTAAAATAATTGTTGCTACAGTAGGATTGCTTATTACAATAGCAACTTTAATTATTTCATTTTTCCCATCATCAAAATTAACAACTGTAGACAATCAAGTATATCAAATTGTGCTAATTATATGCTTTATTATCTCCTTAATAGTTCCTATAATTATTTATTCAAATAAACATAGATGGGCAACAAAATATGATGATAAAAGTAAGTAG
- a CDS encoding flavodoxin domain-containing protein has translation MSSAMEYKSHQNFDFSLDDNILDERESFSPKVKVIYFSPTGTTKKIIKNVIKGIESKQVEYVDLTEGNRISKKEKIDTTKDDLIILGAPVYGGFLYKEYRNYIKNIDFNNKAVAIVLLYGNAAIMFAKREIVSIVKKNNGNVVGYGEFVGEHSFSTKELPVAINRPNAEDINMAISFGKAIREELKNNIKKNKSLSLFDRFIGKVADIKPVHTGRRIFTIPKTDYELCDNCGVCIKKCPKACIDNHIITDKKACIVCMACVKACHKNARISKAKNPLIKIGLKKINRNKNESKFVVF, from the coding sequence ATGAGTAGTGCTATGGAATATAAGAGTCATCAAAATTTCGATTTTTCTTTAGATGATAATATTTTGGATGAGAGAGAATCTTTTTCTCCAAAAGTTAAGGTAATTTATTTTTCACCTACAGGAACTACTAAAAAAATAATTAAGAATGTAATTAAAGGGATTGAGTCAAAACAAGTAGAGTATGTTGATTTAACAGAGGGTAATAGAATTTCAAAGAAAGAAAAAATTGACACTACTAAAGATGATTTAATTATTTTAGGGGCACCAGTTTATGGTGGATTTTTGTATAAAGAGTATAGAAATTATATAAAGAATATTGATTTTAATAATAAAGCTGTCGCTATAGTTTTACTATATGGAAATGCTGCAATTATGTTTGCTAAAAGAGAGATTGTTTCTATAGTAAAAAAGAATAATGGCAATGTTGTGGGTTATGGAGAGTTTGTTGGAGAACATTCTTTTTCAACAAAAGAACTACCTGTTGCTATAAATAGACCGAATGCAGAAGATATTAATATGGCAATTTCATTTGGAAAGGCTATAAGAGAGGAATTAAAAAATAATATAAAAAAGAATAAAAGCTTAAGCTTATTTGATAGATTTATAGGCAAAGTTGCTGATATAAAACCTGTACACACTGGGAGAAGAATATTTACTATTCCTAAAACTGATTATGAGCTTTGTGATAATTGTGGGGTTTGTATAAAAAAATGTCCTAAAGCTTGTATTGATAATCACATTATAACGGATAAAAAAGCTTGTATTGTATGCATGGCTTGTGTAAAGGCTTGTCATAAGAATGCTCGTATAAGCAAGGCAAAAAATCCATTGATAAAAATAGGATTGAAAAAAATTAATAGAAATAAAAATGAATCAAAGTTTGTTGTTTTTTAG
- a CDS encoding transglutaminase-like domain-containing protein has protein sequence MTYIHSDDKVIDEFIQKNIKDRSSIKAVCEELFNWFDKNVKYSRLNAPFFPLQRSDLDVISMQAGTCGDYSNLLVSVFQKLGYEAKYAYIHKDCYGDEQDHICVAVRDNNEWILIEATLPYRKWHGFKCQHQEYELLSPDDFEDKMKKEEVYWMSVANKYGNELLAGLLYAPWIHEEIIKQSDSILESVFFLLILDEQKNKTIYAYYKKYTKESGTIPVMCIISNGTQKYRFSCKTSTNIWDNEQWSEEYLESDIPSKFNTDTLYELKNCISKVLLDIDKVLFNL, from the coding sequence ATGACATATATTCATTCTGATGATAAAGTGATAGATGAGTTTATCCAAAAAAACATTAAGGATAGAAGTAGTATTAAAGCTGTATGTGAAGAACTATTTAATTGGTTTGATAAAAATGTAAAATACAGTAGATTAAACGCTCCGTTTTTTCCTTTGCAAAGAAGTGATTTAGACGTTATTTCAATGCAGGCTGGAACTTGCGGTGATTATTCAAATTTATTGGTTTCAGTATTTCAAAAATTAGGATATGAAGCAAAATATGCATATATACATAAAGATTGTTATGGAGATGAACAAGACCATATATGCGTTGCTGTACGAGATAATAATGAATGGATTCTAATAGAAGCAACATTACCATATAGAAAATGGCATGGTTTTAAGTGTCAACATCAAGAATATGAATTGTTATCACCTGATGATTTTGAAGATAAGATGAAAAAAGAAGAGGTCTACTGGATGAGTGTAGCAAACAAATATGGTAATGAGTTGCTTGCTGGTTTGTTATATGCTCCGTGGATTCACGAAGAAATTATCAAGCAATCAGATAGCATATTAGAAAGTGTATTTTTTCTACTTATATTAGATGAGCAAAAAAATAAAACGATATATGCATACTATAAAAAATATACAAAGGAATCTGGGACAATTCCTGTAATGTGTATTATATCTAATGGCACACAAAAATACCGTTTTTCTTGTAAAACTTCTACTAATATATGGGATAATGAGCAATGGAGTGAAGAATATCTCGAATCAGATATTCCAAGCAAATTTAACACAGATACATTATATGAATTAAAAAATTGTATATCAAAGGTCTTATTAGATATTGACAAAGTTTTGTTTAATCTATAG
- a CDS encoding DUF6176 family protein encodes MNIELSRFRVRKGKSEVVDKWMNFLNENMEEVLLTLDGERMYVETIFREKCDDEEYLYWYSIQGENGIRVEESDSWIDKKHLEYWDECIDKNYHVEMSMQVSMIPHHIANLMTDNSIVR; translated from the coding sequence ATGAATATAGAATTATCACGATTTCGTGTCAGAAAAGGGAAGTCAGAAGTAGTAGATAAGTGGATGAATTTTTTAAATGAAAACATGGAGGAAGTATTACTTACTTTGGACGGAGAGAGAATGTATGTAGAAACTATTTTTAGAGAAAAATGTGATGATGAAGAGTATCTTTATTGGTATTCAATTCAGGGAGAAAATGGAATAAGAGTGGAAGAGTCTGATTCGTGGATAGATAAAAAGCATCTTGAGTATTGGGATGAATGTATAGATAAAAATTATCATGTTGAAATGTCAATGCAAGTTTCTATGATTCCTCATCATATAGCTAATTTGATGACGGATAATTCAATTGTTAGATAA
- a CDS encoding class I SAM-dependent methyltransferase has protein sequence MDKKTLLNEWLHEQEIAHIKGWDFSHIRGRYREEDNLPWDFGSIIKYYLRESDYLLDMETGGGEFLLSFLLNPKNTSAIEGYEPNIKICEERLIPLGIDFKPADGGDELPFKDNYFDIITNRHGEYNINELKRVLKSGGLFLTQQVGAENDRELVELLIGDVDVPFPKAYLNISKEEFIENGFEIVEEAEAYRPIEFYDVGALVWFARIIDWEFPYFEVEKYKENLFKAQEIIEKEGVIKGRIHRYYFVARKK, from the coding sequence ATGGATAAAAAGACACTTTTAAATGAATGGTTACATGAGCAGGAAATTGCCCATATTAAGGGCTGGGATTTTTCTCATATTAGAGGAAGATATAGAGAAGAAGATAATCTCCCATGGGATTTTGGAAGCATTATAAAATATTATTTAAGAGAAAGTGATTATTTGTTGGATATGGAAACAGGTGGTGGAGAATTTCTTTTATCTTTTCTACTAAATCCTAAAAATACTTCAGCAATTGAAGGCTATGAGCCAAATATTAAGATATGTGAGGAGAGACTTATTCCTTTAGGAATAGATTTTAAACCAGCCGATGGTGGTGATGAACTTCCTTTTAAGGATAATTATTTTGATATTATTACAAATAGACATGGTGAATATAATATTAATGAGCTTAAAAGAGTTCTTAAAAGTGGAGGATTATTTCTTACACAACAGGTTGGGGCAGAAAATGACAGAGAATTAGTGGAACTTCTAATAGGAGATGTTGATGTTCCATTTCCTAAAGCTTATTTGAATATTTCAAAAGAAGAATTTATAGAAAATGGTTTTGAGATTGTTGAAGAAGCAGAAGCTTATAGACCGATAGAGTTTTATGATGTTGGTGCTCTAGTTTGGTTTGCAAGGATTATAGATTGGGAATTTCCTTATTTTGAAGTTGAAAAGTATAAAGAAAATCTTTTTAAAGCACAGGAAATTATTGAAAAAGAAGGAGTAATTAAAGGTAGAATTCACAGATATTATTTTGTTGCAAGAAAGAAATAG
- a CDS encoding alpha/beta hydrolase fold domain-containing protein, producing the protein MSKLSLKYRFLKVIIKLIGVKRYFNKSEIEIISNARKRMKKTKIPVLSHDEINYEIKEFNGAKVVYITHKKPTKKACLFIIGGGMIMHPSKNSIKTALRVALESGRNMVIPYYPLCINHTIDEVYEWIYSLYKSMLNEYNVSDILVTGSSSGATLALGLVSYINILKKDIEVPKRIYASSPGECFKDEDLIKKGEILDKKDILLTLSFVKIFGKIMAHGKDMPEYMLYLEKGDYHGVEEVYLSYGSDEVLYAAYDTIKDKLENDGVKVISEIGENLFHCYPFFPIVKESKSGWKNMLQYHKTNE; encoded by the coding sequence ATGTCTAAGTTATCTTTGAAATATCGTTTTTTAAAAGTAATTATTAAACTTATTGGAGTTAAAAGATATTTTAATAAAAGTGAAATAGAAATTATTTCAAACGCTAGAAAGAGAATGAAAAAGACAAAGATTCCAGTTCTTTCTCACGATGAAATCAATTATGAAATTAAAGAGTTTAATGGAGCGAAGGTTGTGTATATAACACATAAAAAGCCGACAAAAAAAGCTTGTCTATTTATAATAGGAGGGGGGATGATTATGCATCCAAGTAAGAATTCTATTAAAACAGCTTTAAGAGTGGCTCTTGAAAGTGGTCGCAATATGGTTATTCCATATTATCCGCTATGCATAAATCATACAATCGACGAAGTATATGAATGGATATATAGTTTATATAAGTCAATGCTTAATGAATATAATGTTTCAGATATTCTTGTTACAGGAAGTTCTTCAGGTGCAACTCTTGCATTAGGACTTGTATCATATATAAATATTTTAAAGAAAGATATTGAAGTTCCAAAGAGAATATATGCATCATCTCCAGGAGAATGTTTTAAAGATGAAGATTTGATAAAAAAGGGAGAAATTCTTGACAAAAAAGATATTTTATTGACTTTATCATTTGTTAAAATTTTTGGTAAAATTATGGCTCATGGAAAAGATATGCCAGAGTATATGCTGTATCTTGAAAAGGGTGATTATCACGGAGTAGAGGAAGTCTATCTTTCTTATGGAAGTGATGAAGTGCTTTATGCTGCATATGATACGATAAAAGATAAACTTGAGAATGATGGAGTTAAGGTGATTTCAGAAATAGGAGAAAATTTGTTTCACTGTTATCCGTTCTTTCCTATTGTAAAGGAAAGCAAGTCCGGTTGGAAAAATATGTTACAATATCACAAAACTAATGAATAA
- a CDS encoding nuclear transport factor 2 family protein, translating into MDNRDILYTFFKAENERNWELYKQFLHPEVCWELFSKEKKKIVGIENYMKTIKNAYLNTDSKFSCIDMQISKSGNRIATYLVNNFGVRSLDIFDFKDGKIYREYEFILD; encoded by the coding sequence ATGGATAATAGAGATATTTTATATACTTTTTTTAAGGCTGAAAATGAGCGTAATTGGGAATTGTACAAACAATTTTTACATCCAGAAGTATGTTGGGAATTGTTCAGCAAAGAAAAGAAAAAAATTGTTGGAATAGAAAATTATATGAAAACTATAAAAAATGCATATCTAAATACGGATTCTAAGTTTTCGTGTATAGATATGCAGATTTCTAAAAGCGGAAATAGAATAGCCACTTATTTAGTAAATAATTTTGGTGTTCGTTCTTTGGATATTTTTGATTTTAAAGATGGAAAAATATATAGAGAATATGAGTTTATTTTAGATTGA
- the gltX gene encoding glutamate--tRNA ligase, producing the protein MVRLRFAPSPTGYLHIGGLRTALYNYLYAKQNGGKFLLRIEDTDRTRYVEGAIENLIHELKWAGVEADEGVCLDENGKITEVGECGPYIQSERVEKGIYNKYAEELIERGYAYYCFCSKERLDDVKNQQKADGKIPRYDGLCRGVSIEDAKKRIANGESYVIRLKLPENRDIVFEDVIKGKITINTNDMDDQVLIKADGFPTYHFAVVVDDHLMGITHIVRGDEWISSTPKHIYLYEALGFEKPTFVHLPTVLNKSGKKLSKRNDDASVEDFRLKGYLPEALINYLALVGWSPESNEEILSLDEMVKQFSFDRVSKSGGVFDVDKLDWVNAQYIRKMEVSELAKLVKPYLVKAGFIKEDICEKRLELITKTFQESISRLPEIVEQSRFLFEDVAVEPDALKMRNVEHIEILKEKMKEELSQIEEMDEETAKGFMKKVQKASGFKGKDLYMPVRALLTGQVHGPELSNILEILGKGEILRRLE; encoded by the coding sequence ATGGTAAGATTACGTTTTGCACCAAGTCCAACAGGATATTTACATATAGGAGGACTTAGGACTGCACTTTATAATTATTTATATGCTAAGCAAAATGGTGGAAAGTTTTTGCTTAGAATAGAAGATACTGATAGAACTAGATATGTTGAAGGAGCTATTGAAAATTTGATTCACGAACTTAAATGGGCAGGAGTTGAGGCAGATGAAGGAGTTTGTCTTGATGAAAACGGAAAGATTACAGAAGTTGGTGAATGTGGTCCATATATCCAATCTGAAAGAGTTGAAAAGGGAATTTACAATAAATATGCAGAAGAACTTATCGAAAGGGGATATGCTTATTATTGTTTCTGTAGCAAAGAAAGACTTGATGATGTAAAAAATCAACAAAAGGCTGATGGAAAAATTCCAAGATATGACGGACTTTGTAGAGGTGTTAGCATTGAAGATGCTAAAAAGAGAATTGCAAATGGCGAAAGTTATGTAATTAGATTAAAATTACCTGAAAATAGAGATATTGTTTTTGAAGATGTAATCAAAGGCAAAATTACAATAAATACAAATGATATGGACGATCAAGTTTTGATTAAGGCTGACGGTTTTCCAACTTATCATTTTGCAGTAGTTGTTGATGATCATTTAATGGGAATTACTCATATTGTAAGAGGAGATGAATGGATTTCATCAACTCCTAAACATATTTATCTTTATGAGGCTCTTGGTTTTGAAAAGCCTACTTTTGTTCATTTACCAACAGTTTTAAATAAGAGTGGCAAGAAATTATCTAAGAGAAATGATGATGCATCTGTTGAAGATTTTAGATTAAAAGGATATCTACCGGAAGCACTTATTAATTATCTTGCGCTTGTGGGTTGGAGCCCTGAAAGTAATGAAGAAATTTTATCTTTAGATGAAATGGTTAAACAATTCTCTTTTGATAGAGTTTCAAAATCAGGTGGAGTTTTTGATGTAGATAAATTAGACTGGGTTAATGCTCAATATATAAGAAAGATGGAAGTTTCAGAACTTGCAAAACTTGTTAAACCTTATTTAGTTAAAGCAGGTTTTATAAAGGAAGATATTTGTGAAAAAAGACTTGAACTTATTACGAAGACTTTTCAGGAATCTATTTCAAGACTTCCGGAAATTGTTGAACAATCAAGATTTTTATTTGAAGATGTTGCAGTTGAACCGGATGCTTTGAAAATGAGGAATGTAGAGCATATAGAAATTTTAAAAGAAAAAATGAAGGAGGAATTATCTCAAATCGAGGAAATGGATGAGGAAACTGCCAAAGGCTTTATGAAAAAAGTTCAAAAGGCATCAGGTTTTAAGGGCAAAGACTTGTATATGCCGGTTAGAGCATTGCTTACAGGTCAAGTTCATGGACCTGAACTTTCAAACATTTTAGAGATTTTAGGTAAAGGTGAAATTCTAAGAAGATTGGAATAG
- a CDS encoding DUF2207 family protein has protein sequence MKNLRNLAKRIFVFSAVLLSLFVIPFNNSFADTFYKNTINVRINKDGSADIESIMDFEPSKGTEYFVPVNNLGKSEIVNFKVSEIKNGKEVPYESLESWNTKKTREEKAKKSGVVKTDKGYELCFGFGEYQRKTFILRYRVTNFIKLLKDSDMIYWQFVNKGLSAAPGEVKLTITKGEGSFDNTNSKIWAFGNKGTIEFSDGKIVFNSLTGLTSSNYVTVLVQLNKGDITSGETIDKDFSYYKDLAFKGSDYTKKADKKSSNKIFYVAGGIIVAIVVLVKIFGKKKSNGYQKGDFKGEYYRDIPEKEWWKLSDILEDIGFDGQESIIRAYFLKWIQEKILIPVTEEKGLIFKKDTLALKIKSGFNNDFEEKVERKLFAMFAGAAGADGILQENEFSDYLEDTDNQEEFESIEEDLEELSNEYASKNDLFEKSSKGKYSHTYSEKGKEFTAKLVKNYNYLKDFSLLSEREISEIKVWKNLLIYATLYDVADEVEKQLKKLSPEFLRNIDMDVESLHTAVIYSNAFSNDFVDAYSRSVEEASDGGGGFTSIGGGDDSFGGGDDGGTR, from the coding sequence ATGAAAAATCTTAGAAATTTGGCAAAAAGAATTTTTGTTTTTTCTGCTGTATTACTTAGTCTATTTGTAATACCTTTCAATAATTCTTTTGCAGATACTTTTTACAAAAATACGATAAATGTTAGAATTAACAAAGATGGAAGTGCTGACATTGAAAGTATTATGGATTTTGAACCATCAAAAGGAACTGAATACTTTGTTCCTGTTAATAATTTAGGGAAAAGTGAAATAGTTAATTTCAAAGTTTCGGAAATTAAAAATGGAAAAGAAGTTCCTTATGAAAGTTTAGAATCTTGGAATACAAAGAAAACAAGAGAAGAAAAGGCTAAAAAATCAGGAGTTGTAAAGACTGATAAAGGTTATGAACTTTGTTTCGGATTTGGAGAATATCAGAGAAAAACTTTTATTTTAAGATATAGAGTTACTAATTTCATAAAACTTTTAAAAGATTCTGATATGATTTATTGGCAATTTGTAAACAAAGGATTAAGTGCTGCTCCCGGCGAAGTTAAACTTACTATCACAAAAGGAGAAGGAAGTTTTGACAATACAAACTCTAAGATTTGGGCTTTCGGGAACAAAGGAACAATAGAATTTTCGGATGGCAAAATAGTTTTTAATAGTTTGACTGGACTTACAAGTTCTAATTATGTTACGGTTTTGGTTCAATTAAACAAAGGGGATATCACTTCCGGAGAAACTATAGATAAAGATTTTTCATATTATAAAGATTTAGCATTTAAAGGCTCCGATTATACTAAAAAAGCCGATAAAAAAAGTAGTAATAAGATTTTTTATGTTGCAGGAGGTATAATTGTTGCCATTGTTGTTCTTGTTAAAATATTTGGCAAGAAAAAGAGCAATGGATATCAAAAAGGAGACTTTAAAGGAGAATATTACAGAGATATTCCTGAAAAAGAATGGTGGAAATTGTCCGATATTTTAGAAGATATAGGTTTCGATGGTCAAGAATCGATAATTAGAGCATATTTTCTAAAATGGATACAAGAAAAAATATTAATACCTGTAACTGAAGAAAAGGGACTTATTTTTAAAAAAGACACATTGGCTTTGAAAATAAAGAGCGGTTTTAACAATGATTTCGAAGAAAAAGTAGAGAGAAAACTATTTGCTATGTTTGCAGGTGCTGCTGGAGCTGATGGAATCTTACAAGAAAATGAGTTTTCTGATTATTTGGAAGATACGGATAATCAAGAAGAATTTGAATCAATAGAAGAAGATTTAGAAGAACTATCCAATGAATATGCAAGTAAAAATGATCTTTTTGAAAAAAGTAGTAAAGGCAAATATTCTCATACTTATAGTGAAAAAGGTAAAGAATTTACCGCAAAATTAGTAAAAAATTATAATTATTTGAAAGATTTTTCATTATTGAGTGAGAGAGAAATTTCAGAGATAAAAGTTTGGAAAAACTTGTTAATTTATGCAACGCTTTATGATGTTGCAGATGAAGTTGAAAAACAATTAAAGAAATTATCTCCGGAATTTTTGAGAAATATAGATATGGATGTAGAATCATTGCATACAGCAGTTATTTATTCTAATGCATTCTCTAATGATTTCGTGGATGCTTATTCAAGAAGTGTTGAAGAGGCTTCTGATGGAGGTGGAGGCTTTACCAGCATCGGCGGTGGAGATGATTCCTTCGGTGGCGGTGACGACGGTGGAACCAGATAA
- a CDS encoding DUF2207 domain-containing protein: MKNLRNFVKKFFIFSLILLGFLAIRSNNSFADTFYKNDIKVRINKDGSADIESIMDFQPSKGTEYYIPIGNLGTSKIVNFKVSEIQNGKEIPYESLENWNTKKSRQEKSGKSGVLKTSNGYELCFGFGEYQRKTFVLRYRVTNFIKLLNDSDMIFWKFVNDGLSAAPKEVKITISKEEGKFDNTNSKIWAFGNKGTIEFSDGKIVFNSLTGLTSSNYVTVLVQLNKGEITSGERINKDFSYYQDMAFKGSSYDKNYKKNTSSKDRQRISRLAIQFIIILFAGMFGTSAVVSANKKIKGGNKKGDFKGEYYRNIPEKEWWRLSFILKCAGFDGAESIIRAYFLKWIQAKLLIPMTEEKGFIFKKEILSLKINNKLEYDFETTTERKLFTMVVKAARDDEILQENEFSNYLKKTSNQTSFKSLQETLKQDSLSYAREHNLLNTSDRGKWTYRYNENGKKFTENLIKYYNYLKDFSLLSEREISEIKVWKDLLIYATLYDVADEVEKQLKKLSPEFLENYDVDIYSLHTAMIYSHVFSNNFLDAYSKSVQSSSGGGGGFTSIGGGGGSFGGGSGGGTR; this comes from the coding sequence ATGAAAAATCTTAGAAATTTTGTAAAAAAATTTTTTATATTTTCGCTTATACTATTAGGCTTTTTGGCAATACGGTCCAATAATTCTTTTGCAGATACATTTTATAAAAATGATATTAAAGTTAGAATTAACAAGGATGGAAGCGCTGATATTGAAAGTATTATGGATTTTCAGCCATCAAAAGGTACTGAATACTATATTCCTATAGGAAATCTTGGAACAAGTAAAATAGTTAATTTTAAGGTTTCTGAAATACAAAACGGGAAAGAAATTCCCTATGAAAGTTTAGAAAATTGGAATACAAAAAAGAGCAGACAGGAAAAATCCGGCAAATCAGGAGTTTTAAAAACTTCAAATGGTTATGAACTCTGTTTTGGATTTGGAGAATATCAAAGGAAGACTTTTGTATTAAGATACAGGGTAACAAATTTTATAAAACTTTTAAATGATTCAGATATGATTTTTTGGAAATTTGTAAATGACGGACTAAGTGCCGCTCCAAAAGAAGTTAAGATTACTATTTCTAAGGAGGAAGGAAAGTTTGATAATACGAATTCTAAAATTTGGGCTTTCGGGAACAAAGGAACAATAGAATTTTCGGATGGCAAAATAGTTTTTAATAGTTTGACTGGACTTACAAGTTCTAATTATGTTACGGTTTTGGTTCAATTAAATAAAGGTGAAATTACTTCCGGAGAAAGAATAAATAAAGATTTTTCATATTATCAAGATATGGCATTTAAAGGGTCAAGTTATGATAAAAATTATAAAAAAAATACAAGCTCAAAAGATCGTCAAAGAATTTCTAGACTTGCAATACAATTTATTATAATTCTTTTTGCCGGAATGTTTGGAACTTCTGCAGTTGTTTCTGCAAATAAGAAGATTAAAGGTGGAAACAAAAAGGGAGATTTTAAAGGAGAATATTATAGAAATATCCCTGAAAAAGAATGGTGGAGATTATCCTTCATTTTGAAATGCGCCGGCTTTGATGGAGCAGAATCGATAATTAGAGCATATTTTTTGAAATGGATACAAGCTAAGCTTTTGATACCTATGACCGAAGAAAAGGGATTTATTTTTAAGAAAGAAATTTTATCTTTAAAAATTAATAATAAATTAGAATACGATTTTGAAACTACAACAGAGAGAAAATTATTCACTATGGTTGTTAAAGCAGCCAGAGATGATGAAATTCTACAGGAAAATGAATTTTCAAACTATCTTAAAAAGACGAGCAATCAAACATCTTTTAAGTCTTTACAGGAAACATTAAAACAAGACTCTTTAAGTTATGCAAGAGAGCATAACCTGCTTAATACTAGTGATAGAGGAAAGTGGACATACAGATATAATGAAAATGGTAAAAAGTTTACTGAAAATTTGATAAAATATTATAATTATTTGAAAGATTTTTCACTGTTGAGTGAAAGAGAAATTTCTGAAATAAAAGTTTGGAAAGACTTATTGATTTATGCAACACTTTATGATGTTGCAGATGAAGTTGAAAAACAATTAAAGAAACTTTCTCCGGAATTTTTAGAAAATTATGATGTA